In Acaryochloris marina S15, a single genomic region encodes these proteins:
- a CDS encoding pentapeptide repeat-containing protein, translated as MNKTLLDENNDHPLAESFQRVNVISEDYLRLAVIKQEASQSQLSLAAYIHQLEQYNQAQQSTPPPKPPLLKPFSILDAKVSDFVAWLEMISIIKLATVLGEAAILIAFISYLFSIPYQQQKKIDDARNVLVDQKGQQHSDGRIAALKTLDSLCASNAGLQAPKAQMVGIQLNHCHKLFFSFESFHQWPFQFSEHQGIDLSYANLDRANLAKANLEKANLKGSNLKGINLSEANLQGANLQGANLEGANLEGANLQGANFTDAVLHGSFLNNANLTKANLSQAKMHKVQALWAKFNQANLHRTDLYQANLNRSNFKGSDLYKANLQDSSLQSADFLDDANLRSTNLNNADLSKASFWALHQLKRAKHWQSATKSPNWMQTIARPRSPRLRIGLIKSADSTIFKAYELGMRRAANRRVEIWSLLSASGVQNEAQTIQELIDSGIDAIVLSPEDPLGSISALEKAYQAGVVVITVDFCFDKETAKDMVFACFNTNSLKMGADSAEHLTQWASTHLQDQPLNIGVVDSAEYERYYPNYQGFLNGMAASAVKWREISSVDAITRTDIARVKEMLSENPQINILWGGSNLATEISVAAVEELGWQEKVKVFGILDLSKDKARMLLDPNSPLQSIIDQAGVKIGYKAVHAAVEVLRHQKTQYTEYPIEHRLLTQTDKAAVKELLTEANSIQ; from the coding sequence ATGAACAAAACGCTTCTTGACGAGAACAATGATCATCCCTTGGCAGAAAGCTTTCAGAGAGTCAATGTGATCTCCGAGGATTATCTACGTTTAGCGGTAATTAAACAGGAAGCCAGTCAATCTCAGCTTTCCTTAGCTGCCTATATTCATCAACTTGAACAATATAACCAGGCACAGCAGTCTACCCCCCCTCCAAAACCACCTCTCCTCAAACCGTTCTCGATTCTGGATGCCAAGGTGAGTGATTTTGTGGCTTGGCTAGAAATGATTTCTATCATTAAGCTGGCAACGGTCCTGGGCGAAGCAGCTATTCTCATTGCCTTTATTTCTTATCTTTTCTCTATCCCCTATCAACAGCAGAAAAAAATAGACGATGCTCGTAATGTTCTCGTGGATCAAAAGGGGCAACAACATAGTGATGGCAGAATAGCGGCCCTCAAAACCCTCGATTCACTCTGTGCTAGCAATGCTGGCCTGCAAGCCCCCAAGGCCCAAATGGTGGGAATTCAACTGAATCATTGCCACAAATTGTTTTTCAGTTTCGAAAGTTTTCACCAATGGCCTTTCCAGTTTTCTGAGCATCAAGGCATTGATTTATCCTATGCAAATTTAGATCGAGCCAATCTTGCCAAAGCCAATTTAGAAAAAGCCAACCTCAAGGGCAGTAATTTAAAGGGAATCAACCTCAGCGAAGCCAATCTGCAAGGGGCCAATCTGCAAGGGGCCAATCTAGAAGGCGCGAATCTAGAAGGGGCCAATCTGCAAGGGGCTAACTTTACGGATGCAGTATTGCACGGCAGCTTTCTCAATAATGCCAATTTAACGAAGGCCAATCTATCGCAGGCAAAAATGCACAAGGTGCAGGCCTTATGGGCGAAATTTAATCAAGCCAACCTTCATCGCACAGATTTATATCAAGCCAATCTGAATCGCTCCAACTTTAAGGGTAGTGATCTGTACAAAGCCAATTTGCAGGATAGCTCCCTCCAATCGGCTGACTTTTTAGACGATGCCAACTTGCGATCGACGAACTTGAATAATGCCGATCTCTCTAAAGCCAGCTTTTGGGCACTCCACCAACTCAAACGGGCCAAGCACTGGCAGTCCGCCACTAAAAGTCCCAATTGGATGCAAACGATTGCCCGCCCTCGCTCGCCTCGCTTACGAATTGGCCTGATCAAATCAGCCGATAGCACTATCTTTAAAGCCTATGAATTGGGAATGCGGCGAGCCGCCAATCGACGAGTCGAAATTTGGAGTTTGCTGTCTGCCTCCGGGGTTCAAAATGAAGCCCAAACCATCCAGGAACTGATTGACTCTGGTATTGATGCCATCGTGTTGTCTCCAGAAGATCCATTAGGGTCTATCTCAGCCCTTGAAAAGGCTTATCAAGCTGGCGTAGTAGTGATTACAGTCGATTTCTGTTTCGATAAAGAAACCGCAAAAGATATGGTGTTTGCTTGTTTCAATACCAATAGCTTAAAAATGGGAGCTGATTCGGCAGAACACCTCACCCAATGGGCTTCGACCCATCTGCAGGATCAGCCTCTAAATATTGGCGTGGTGGATAGTGCGGAATATGAACGGTATTACCCCAACTATCAAGGCTTCTTAAACGGTATGGCTGCATCCGCAGTTAAATGGCGAGAAATTTCTTCCGTAGATGCGATTACTCGAACCGACATTGCTCGCGTTAAAGAAATGCTGTCGGAGAATCCCCAGATCAATATCTTGTGGGGAGGATCTAACTTGGCCACAGAAATTTCTGTGGCGGCAGTAGAAGAATTAGGGTGGCAAGAGAAAGTTAAAGTTTTTGGCATTCTGGATCTATCTAAAGACAAGGCCCGAATGCTGTTAGATCCCAACAGTCCCCTCCAATCGATCATCGATCAGGCAGGGGTCAAAATCGGCTACAAAGCCGTCCATGCGGCAGTGGAAGTTTTAAGACATCAAAAAACTCAGTACACCGAATATCCGATAGAACATCGGCTGCTGACCCAGACTGATAAAGCAGCGGTCAAAGAGCTATTAACGGAAGCCAACAGCATTCAATAA